The segment CGACGCCAAAGATGCTGTTGATAGAGCCGAAGAAATCATTCGCAACAGGGTTGATCAGTTCGGTGTATCGGAACCGACTATCCAACGTCAGGGTGCCTGGAGAATCGTTGTTGAGTTGGCCGGTATTTCAAATCAGGCTCAAGCCAGAGAATTAATCCAGGCTACGGCATTATTGGAATTTGTTCTGGTGCAGGAAGACCCCCAACTTCTGGATGAGGTTATTCGTAATATTGATAAAGCCTGGGCCAGGGAGATGGGTGATGAAGTCCCAGAAGATTCCACTGAAGCAGTTGCTGCAGACACTAGCGAGGAAACCTCAGCGCCCAGTCTGGCTGACGTACTTTCTGGTGATGATGGAGACTCCCTTAGTATTACCGGAACTGGTGATCTCAACCGCCCATTCTCCTCATTGATTAATGTTGGCAGCAATACCATCTGGGTTCCTGAGGAAAATGTACGCTCCATTAAGCGCAAACTTGAGAAACCGGCAATTGCTGCAGCAATTTCAGATGAGAGCAAACTGGCATGGGGCGTCTCAACACGCGATATAACTGGAGATGGCCGTTTGCATAGAGCACTCTATCTCATGAAGAGCAGTGCTGAACTCACCGGTGATGTAGTTACTGATGCCAGGGAATCTCTTGGTGGCTTTTCCGGAGCTGAATTTGTTGTACATCTCTCAATGAATGACGAGGGTTCAAGGGAATGGACAAAAATTACAGCTGGGAATGTAGGGAAACGAATCGCCATTGTTATGGACGGAAATGTCCACATGGCTGGTGTAATCAGGGATAAAATCTCTGATGGGCGTACCCAGATTGAAGGAATGAATGATCTTCAGGATGCCAAAAAATTGGCCGTTGTTTTACGTGCCGGTGCTTTACCCGCACCTATGATAATTGAAGAGGAACGAACGATTGGTGCCTCTCTGGGAGCTGACTCAGTGGCAGATAGTACACGAGCTACCCTGGTTGGTTTCATTCTGGTGGTAATCTTTATGGCTGTCTATTATCGTGGAGCTGGCTTGATAGCTGATATTGCCCTGTTCCTCAATTTAGGCTTTACACTGGCTGTTCTATCAACCCTGAACGCCACACTTACCTTACCCGGTATTGCAGGCTTGATCCTGACAGTAGGTATGGCAGTTGATGCCAATGTGCTCATATTTGAGCGAATTCGAGAAGAGCTCAGAAATGCCAAGACTGTGAAAAAATCTATCGATGATGGGTTTAATAGAGCCCTCACGACTATTGTTGATGCCAACCTTACGACTATCCTGGCAGCAGGTGTTCTATGGCAGTTTGGTAGTGGTACAATCAAAGGTTTTGCAACCACATTATTCTGGGGGATTCTGACCTCCATGATAACAGCCATCTTCATCACCAGGACAATTTTCATGGTGCTGACTGAGCGTAAAACCATGACCAAGCTGAGTATTTAAGGATATTGAAAATGTTTGAATTGATCAAAAATGTAAATATCGACTTTCTCGGCAAACGCAAGCTCGCCGCCATGATTTCCGGCGCAGTTATTTTAGCCGGGTTGATAAGTATTGTTCTCCATGGTGGTCCCCTCTATAGTATTGATTTTGAGGGCGGGACCGAGATCCAGGTTTTATTTCAAGAATCCACAGATGCAGAGGCAGTTCGTAATGTCCTCTCTCAAATTGGATACGGTGATGCGGCCATCCGTGGATTTGGAAAAGTCGATGAATTTCTTATTCATGTTAAAACTTCAACCCAGAGTGAGGAGCAGGTCAGCACGATACGTGAGGCCCTGGCTTCAATCCATGGCGAAACAGGATTTGAAGTCAGGCGTCTTGAAACAGTGGGTCCTAAGATTGGTAAGGAACTCAAAGGCGATATGATCTCAGCAGTGCTCATCGCCATGATAGGGATTGTGATCTATATTTCAATTAGATTTCAATTTATGTATGCCATTGGTGCCCTGGTTGCATTGACTCATGATGTATTGATTACCCTTGGATTGTTCTCTTTACTGAACATGGAGATATCACTCTCAGTTCTGGCTGCCTTCCTGTTTATTGTGGGTTATTCACTTAACGATACAATCGTTGTGTTTGATCGGGTCAGAGAGAACGCCAAAGCCAAGCGTAATGATAGCTTTGAATCTGTCCTGAATTTGAGTTTGAATCAGACACTGAATCGAACAGTCATCACTTCATTGACAACTCTTACCGTTGTAATGATCCTGCTCTTCTTTGGTGGAGAGGTAATCAAACCTTTCGCATTTGCCTTAACTATAGGTCTGGTAGTGGGAACCTATTCTTCGATTTTTGTCGCCAGCCCCGTCGTTCTGATTTGGGATGAGAATCAGAAGAAAAAGGTACAAAAATAATTTTTTGATATTTGTCAGGAAACCTTCATAGAAAAGCACCTTTCGGGGTGCTTTTCTATGAAATCCAGAAATGGGGGAACCCATAAATAAATATTGTATGAGTTGTGGAAGTTGTCATTCCTCGAAAATGGTACTGCCAGGTCAATATCCAATAAATGAAAAATTATTAATTCAGTTTAATAATTTTAGTATCGATAGGTCGAAATAATTGGCAAGACGATAATTTGAATATATTGATTCCGATGGAAGTACGAGTTACCAATTTATTCAAGAAAAATCAATTGAACCGATCATGATCATTAATTGTTGCCAACTTATTAAACGAAAGTATGTTATTACCAAATATACAAACTGTTATGTGGCAATAACCCTGGCAGCTTACTTGATAATGTTATTTTTTTGACGAGCACCAATATGGATCTATTATATTTGTGACAAAAGTCTCATCAGTAGAGGTTTTTCATGTTATTTTAAACGGATTCTAAGTTTTTGTTTTGAACGTTTGAAGGATGGTAATGACCACAGTTAGTTATTTTGCTCTAATTTATGCTTCAACTCTATGGCTCTCTAGATTCCTCCTGAGATACATGGAACCGGAGATGTTTTTAGATCAGCCCACTGAACGAAAGCTTCATACAGAGGCAAAACCAAGGTTTGGAGGTATTGCCTTTGGTTCGGCCATAATCGTGGTTGGCTGGTTCATCATGAACGATCATATGCAATTCACCTGGTATTTTTTGGCAGGGATTACCATGTTTCTCTTGGGTGCGATCGATGATTACTGGAGCATCTCCTGGCGTTTAAAACTTCCTACTCAAATAATGACCGCTTTTCTGATTTGGGTGCAGTTTATCAAGGCAGTGCCTTTAATTTCCTTTTTCGGGATTTCGCTAACCGATAATCCCTTCATCATAGGAGCCTTATTCATCTTTTGGTTTGTAGGGATCGTGAATGCCGTAAATTTGATTGATGGGATGGATGGTCTTGCTGGGGGATACATATTTTTGACTTCCTTCTTTGCCCTGGTGATTGGTTGGGTGAGTGGAAATAAAGAGTTCATCTATTTCAATACGATTTTTATGGGTGCAATGGCCGCCTTTCTTCATTTTAATCAGAGACCTGCCAAATTTTTCATGGGGGATAGTGGTAGTTTACTCCTCGGTTACCATGTAGCCGTGCTTCCCCTCCTTTTTTTTGCTACGACCCCATCAATTTCGAATTTAAATATTACACCCTTCATTCTCCTGAGCAGCTACCTCATTATTGATACTGCTCGCGTATTTTACGATCGACTCAGAAAACGGTTGCACCCTTTAGAACCTGACCAGAACCACCTCCATCATTTACTTTATAATGAGACAGGCTCGTACAAAGGCACGTTGCTTACTATTTTTATTTATCTGAGTATTTTCGGCGTTATGGCGATTATCTCTCTTACGAGCTCCCCAGGTATCATCGCAATGACATGCTATTTGATTCTGACGATTGCACTCATTTTGGTAACAAAATTGACTGATTTTGGCCTGGTTTTGGTCAATAGAGTTATCGAGCGCTTCAGCTGGGATGAGGATCATCTCCCTGGTTACCAAATGCTGATTAGAATCCGTTTTCTACCCATATTAAGTTTGCTCTACTTTATAAGCATCATTATCATCTCAACATTTGGACAAGATTGGTCAACTGCTGCACCACTTCTAATTTTTAGCCTTATCTTAATAATAATTTTCTCATTTCGTGGCTCGATTTTTCCACATAATATGGAGATTCTGCTTATCGCTGTTGGTATAGTCCAGATTTATCTTCTAAACAGCCTTGAAAGATTTCCTCTTGCAGAGCTGGATAGTTCAATTCCTCAACTTATTGAAATTATTCGTTATGCAGTGCTTGGGTTAATCACAGTAATAACAACAGTGAATTATATCGCTAGATCAAAGTCTTTAGGACCTGATTTCTGGAAAATATCAGATCTCCTGATTTTCTTCATTCTCGTGGGGATGGCATCTCTCCAACCCTTAGGGATTGGTATTTCGCCTACCATGGCTGCAGAGTTAGGTATCCTATATTTAGCGAACAAACTTGGATTACCCCGTATGCTTAGTTTTTTTGCTGCCATGAGATCGGGTGATACGTCTACTCCAATTCACGTCAAATAACACTAAACACAAGCTGATGGCATGAGAATATTTCGTGGACCATTTCTCATCTGGGTCATCATTCTCTTTTTTGTGTCGTTCAGTTTCGGATCTGGAGTGAGGGTCCTGAGCAATCTATCTGTTGCTACTAAATCATTTAGTATTCCATTTGATTTTGTTACATCTAATCAAAACTTTAATCTCGAGAATCGATTCATCATATTTAGTCGGAATTACCCCACTGATTCCTATATGATTCATTCATACGATCGGAAAGATGTTACTCTTGTCACTGAGATCAGCGAGTTTAAATGGCTATTCATGAATCAATCATTCTCAGTTGGGAGAAATTATATCAGGTCTGGACCTACCATGAGAAATGCTGGTCTGTTCAGCTCATTTACTCCCAGTTTAAATCATGCATCATTGCATCTTGAACTATGGGATAAAGTTGAATATAACTACCATCTCATACGGCTGGATGATCGGCAGTCTGACGAAGGTGCTTACAAGCGATGGGGATATTATCGGAGGCTCCAATTCCCCGTTGGGACTCGCCTGATCCTTGGTTTGAAGGATTTTGTCTTAGCCACTGGTGTCCAACGAGGAGTGGATTTTGCTTACCTGAACCCAGCAGCAATATTTCAGTTGGAACAACTGCATGGAAACGTGGAGGAGGGCACGCCAGGAGCGAATAATGACAACCAGATGATGGGGATGGATATTGATTTTAAATTGGGGAACCAGAAGCGATTTTATTTTGATTTTTTGTTGGACGAGTTTCAAATCGATGTGGCTGATCGTGATCATGCCCAGGATGTGTTTGGTCTGACGCTGGGGTTTGAACAAAAATCTACTGAAAACTCGATTTTTATAGAATACTGGCTTGCTTCACCCTGGCTATACACCAATGGTGGCAAATTTACCAATGTTGAGGTCAATCAGATTCCGCTGGGATATATAGCACCCAATGCGTATGGATTCTCATTTGGCTGGAAGCATAATTTCGAAAAGCACCAAACCTTTTGTCTAATTAATATGCACAAACAAGGGGATCAGACTGTGAGCACACCCTGGGATTCGGTGGATAATATAATTTCCCTTGGTTTGCCAGATGCAAAATGGGAACCTGAATTGGACTTGCGGTTTCAGTACGCAGAACACAAAATTTTAAAGGAATTTAGACTTACGTATAATCTCCTAAACAGTCGAGGATTTCAGTTGATTGCTACATTCCAGGGATTGAATATGGAATATTTGAGTAACGATTAATCGCCACTATTCTTTATATCTGGCCAGACTCATACTGGTATTTAACAGATTGTTTTCCTATAAAATGGTATTTAAGGCTAGTTCACTCTATGCGCTTCCTAGATTTTGCATTGAGAGGTCGAAATTTGTTTAGATTAACATATCCCATCTGAAATTAAACATATGAAGCACACCTAAATAAACACCCCTCACAAAAAACCAAGTTTCATGGTCATTATCATATTATTTTGATCCACCCGGAAATTGGGTCCTATGCAATCAATTGTTGATCCTGGAATTATTATGATAAGATTTAGCTCAACATTTACAGGATAAGCAAATCGCTTAACAATAAAATTTGATTCCCATCGAATCATGGAGGAAGTATGAGTAAACCCAGCATCTATCTAATATCTATATTTTTGTTTTTCACCTGTGTATTTGCCGAGGTAAGCATCACGGGAGATGCCCGCGTCCGACCGCGTCTGGATATCATGGACAACGGGGCATATGGCATTAAATCAGAAGATTTCTACTATTACTATCGTGCCAGGATCCTAATAGCTGCCGATATTGGGGATGGCTATTTTTTCAATACCCGTTTAGGTCACAATGGGACCACCTCAAAAATCGGTGAATTCGGAACAGGTTTAACCCCCAGCAGTACCAGTGTACCAGGTGCAGGTCGCGGATCCGTGGATTTTATGGAAATGTATTTCGGACACACCGGTGAAAAATTCGGCTGGTCCGCTGGAATAATCCCCATAACACATAACCCCCTCCTAGACATTCACTATTACCCCTCAATCATCCTGGATAAACCCTGGGACACATATAACAACAACGCGGCTCATGGTTTCAACCTGAATTATAA is part of the Candidatus Neomarinimicrobiota bacterium genome and harbors:
- the secF gene encoding protein translocase subunit SecF codes for the protein MFELIKNVNIDFLGKRKLAAMISGAVILAGLISIVLHGGPLYSIDFEGGTEIQVLFQESTDAEAVRNVLSQIGYGDAAIRGFGKVDEFLIHVKTSTQSEEQVSTIREALASIHGETGFEVRRLETVGPKIGKELKGDMISAVLIAMIGIVIYISIRFQFMYAIGALVALTHDVLITLGLFSLLNMEISLSVLAAFLFIVGYSLNDTIVVFDRVRENAKAKRNDSFESVLNLSLNQTLNRTVITSLTTLTVVMILLFFGGEVIKPFAFALTIGLVVGTYSSIFVASPVVLIWDENQKKKVQK
- the secD gene encoding protein translocase subunit SecD produces the protein MDETQKEALIESGKMENIRKNIIHQGLDLQGGMHVVLEVDLEELIKTRVEDGDAEINDLISSSLEEAQNNETEFFSTFGKNVDATNIRLARYFPIYEKGPNADVLDALEADAKDAVDRAEEIIRNRVDQFGVSEPTIQRQGAWRIVVELAGISNQAQARELIQATALLEFVLVQEDPQLLDEVIRNIDKAWAREMGDEVPEDSTEAVAADTSEETSAPSLADVLSGDDGDSLSITGTGDLNRPFSSLINVGSNTIWVPEENVRSIKRKLEKPAIAAAISDESKLAWGVSTRDITGDGRLHRALYLMKSSAELTGDVVTDARESLGGFSGAEFVVHLSMNDEGSREWTKITAGNVGKRIAIVMDGNVHMAGVIRDKISDGRTQIEGMNDLQDAKKLAVVLRAGALPAPMIIEEERTIGASLGADSVADSTRATLVGFILVVIFMAVYYRGAGLIADIALFLNLGFTLAVLSTLNATLTLPGIAGLILTVGMAVDANVLIFERIREELRNAKTVKKSIDDGFNRALTTIVDANLTTILAAGVLWQFGSGTIKGFATTLFWGILTSMITAIFITRTIFMVLTERKTMTKLSI
- a CDS encoding undecaprenyl/decaprenyl-phosphate alpha-N-acetylglucosaminyl 1-phosphate transferase, with product MTTVSYFALIYASTLWLSRFLLRYMEPEMFLDQPTERKLHTEAKPRFGGIAFGSAIIVVGWFIMNDHMQFTWYFLAGITMFLLGAIDDYWSISWRLKLPTQIMTAFLIWVQFIKAVPLISFFGISLTDNPFIIGALFIFWFVGIVNAVNLIDGMDGLAGGYIFLTSFFALVIGWVSGNKEFIYFNTIFMGAMAAFLHFNQRPAKFFMGDSGSLLLGYHVAVLPLLFFATTPSISNLNITPFILLSSYLIIDTARVFYDRLRKRLHPLEPDQNHLHHLLYNETGSYKGTLLTIFIYLSIFGVMAIISLTSSPGIIAMTCYLILTIALILVTKLTDFGLVLVNRVIERFSWDEDHLPGYQMLIRIRFLPILSLLYFISIIIISTFGQDWSTAAPLLIFSLILIIIFSFRGSIFPHNMEILLIAVGIVQIYLLNSLERFPLAELDSSIPQLIEIIRYAVLGLITVITTVNYIARSKSLGPDFWKISDLLIFFILVGMASLQPLGIGISPTMAAELGILYLANKLGLPRMLSFFAAMRSGDTSTPIHVK